One Persicobacter psychrovividus DNA window includes the following coding sequences:
- a CDS encoding SPOR domain-containing protein has product MASINDLNNDDQNKEELDGDNFGLPNFDFDSNTSSAQNASTEEPSENTFFNETNAFEEVSAAGAFEQEETNNQEEAKDSFSSDFNVEEEEEDSNRNTWIWIGVVILLLVGVGTFIFKAMGPDDTNSAEANQVVQEALQDTQVAETASEPVEEVAPEPVEVVETPVAEESGIVRLTSLTGNFHVVVKSFVDSDLAMDFAKQLEAEGNTVYLFNSPRKPNGMIYHRVALGKFTSEEEATASKADYSGTYGEDVWVKKF; this is encoded by the coding sequence ATGGCAAGTATTAACGATTTAAATAACGACGATCAAAATAAAGAAGAATTAGACGGTGATAACTTCGGTCTTCCAAATTTTGACTTCGATTCCAATACTTCTTCAGCGCAAAATGCTTCTACAGAAGAACCTTCAGAAAATACTTTTTTCAATGAAACCAATGCTTTTGAAGAGGTAAGTGCTGCAGGTGCTTTTGAACAGGAAGAAACCAACAACCAGGAAGAAGCTAAAGATTCTTTTTCTTCGGACTTCAATGTTGAAGAGGAAGAAGAGGATAGCAATAGAAATACATGGATTTGGATCGGTGTAGTGATTTTATTGTTGGTAGGGGTTGGGACGTTCATTTTCAAGGCTATGGGCCCTGATGATACCAATTCCGCAGAAGCCAACCAGGTAGTGCAGGAAGCATTGCAGGATACGCAGGTTGCTGAAACTGCTTCTGAGCCTGTAGAGGAAGTAGCGCCAGAACCAGTGGAGGTTGTTGAAACACCTGTAGCTGAGGAGTCAGGGATCGTAAGATTGACTTCATTGACGGGGAACTTCCACGTGGTGGTGAAAAGTTTTGTGGACAGCGATTTGGCGATGGACTTTGCCAAACAACTCGAAGCGGAAGGAAATACCGTTTACCTTTTCAACTCACCACGTAAGCCAAATGGCATGATTTACCATCGTGTGGCTTTGGGTAAATTTACTTCTGAAGAAGAAGCGACCGCCTCTAAAGCGGATTACAGCGGAACTTACGGTGAAGATGTTTGGGTGAAGAAATTCTAA
- a CDS encoding SAM-dependent methyltransferase translates to MKDHEIKAIHEAYDQTEWIYRLVWRLGKSYAMNYGYWETDTKNIEEAILNLRLRLATTSKVDGNAHILDAGCGYGGTAVWLAKRYGCKVTGITLSDRQLSIANDLAHSQKVQHLVNFVKADYHQLPFSAESFTHYWALESVFHCQDLPMLLSEIARVLQPLGRLMICDYWQSEHVNHHPMLERWFKGYHIKRLADYQVFRTNLTDLNFSVAPFEDYTNAAFKSSQRLYLLGKIGKLSLPLHAIFPKKFRITKTRVESVIAQHEALVEGLWKYGVLTAQKNEVPD, encoded by the coding sequence ATGAAAGATCACGAAATCAAAGCCATTCATGAAGCCTACGATCAGACGGAATGGATCTACCGACTCGTGTGGAGGCTCGGAAAATCCTATGCCATGAATTACGGCTATTGGGAAACGGACACCAAAAATATCGAGGAAGCCATCTTGAACCTGCGACTGCGGTTGGCTACGACCTCAAAAGTCGATGGAAATGCCCATATCTTGGATGCTGGCTGTGGCTATGGTGGCACGGCAGTATGGCTCGCCAAACGCTATGGCTGCAAGGTTACCGGCATTACCCTTTCCGACCGACAGCTCAGCATTGCCAACGATCTTGCCCATTCTCAAAAAGTACAGCATCTGGTCAACTTCGTCAAGGCAGATTATCATCAACTTCCTTTCAGTGCCGAAAGCTTTACCCATTACTGGGCACTGGAAAGTGTTTTCCATTGTCAGGATCTTCCGATGTTACTCTCTGAAATTGCACGGGTACTTCAGCCTCTTGGCCGACTGATGATCTGTGATTACTGGCAGAGCGAACATGTGAACCACCACCCGATGCTGGAGCGCTGGTTTAAGGGCTACCACATTAAACGACTTGCGGATTATCAGGTGTTCCGCACCAATCTGACCGATCTGAATTTTTCCGTGGCTCCATTTGAAGATTACACCAATGCAGCCTTTAAATCTTCCCAACGGCTGTATTTGCTTGGAAAAATCGGCAAGCTAAGTCTGCCCCTTCATGCCATTTTCCCGAAAAAATTCAGGATCACCAAAACGCGCGTAGAGAGTGTCATTGCTCAGCATGAAGCCCTGGTGGAAGGGCTGTGGAAATACGGTGTCCTGACTGCTCAAAAGAACGAAGTCCCCGACTGA
- a CDS encoding biopolymer transporter ExbD, with protein MGLQSKNKISSAFSMSSMTDIIFLLLIFFMLTSNFITPSGLPVNLPSSKKAEIVMQKLSITITKDLQYFVNDKKVDRAMVESTLAAELKGKEGVVVLHVDKTVPTEHLVYVAGIAAKLKAKVSIAATPETK; from the coding sequence ATGGGTTTACAATCAAAAAATAAAATCAGTTCGGCTTTCAGTATGTCCTCCATGACGGACATCATCTTTTTGTTGCTGATCTTTTTCATGCTGACGTCCAATTTTATTACCCCTTCGGGGCTTCCAGTGAATTTGCCTTCCAGCAAAAAGGCTGAAATTGTCATGCAGAAACTCAGCATTACCATCACCAAGGATTTACAATATTTTGTGAATGACAAAAAGGTGGATCGGGCAATGGTAGAGTCGACACTCGCTGCTGAACTCAAAGGAAAAGAAGGCGTGGTGGTATTGCATGTGGATAAAACGGTGCCCACCGAACACTTGGTTTATGTTGCGGGTATTGCCGCCAAGCTGAAGGCGAAAGTATCTATTGCGGCTACGCCAGAAACAAAATAA
- a CDS encoding MotA/TolQ/ExbB proton channel family protein codes for MLSLLFQQISTTTEPIAADVAAHADSISLLDLVLKGGWMMIPLALLLVGAIYIIIERYMTLISASKLPKDFNETIRTLVMSGEIEQAKAVCRENDSPVAKMIEKGISRIGNSMKNIEASIENVGKIQIYRLEKNLSVLATISGAAPMMGFLGTVTGMISAFIAIAQEQGSVSPKLLSSGIYEAMITTAFGLLVGLIAYLGYNFLVAKVQKLIQAMEYNTIDFIDLLQEPQNKL; via the coding sequence ATGTTATCATTGCTTTTTCAACAAATATCTACAACAACAGAACCGATTGCCGCAGATGTCGCTGCACATGCAGATTCAATCAGCCTCCTGGATTTAGTCCTCAAGGGCGGATGGATGATGATCCCTTTGGCCTTATTGCTGGTGGGGGCCATTTATATCATCATTGAGCGCTATATGACGTTGATCAGTGCCTCGAAATTGCCTAAAGATTTCAATGAAACGATCCGTACGTTGGTGATGAGTGGGGAAATTGAGCAGGCCAAAGCAGTGTGCCGTGAGAATGATTCTCCTGTGGCAAAAATGATCGAAAAGGGAATTTCAAGAATTGGGAATTCCATGAAAAATATTGAGGCTTCAATCGAAAATGTGGGTAAAATTCAAATTTACCGCCTCGAGAAAAACCTGAGTGTGTTGGCCACTATTTCTGGTGCCGCACCTATGATGGGCTTCCTTGGAACAGTTACAGGGATGATCTCGGCTTTTATTGCCATTGCTCAGGAACAAGGCTCTGTAAGCCCAAAATTGCTTTCTTCAGGGATTTATGAAGCGATGATTACGACTGCTTTCGGTTTGCTTGTCGGCCTGATCGCCTATCTGGGTTACAACTTCCTGGTGGCTAAAGTTCAAAAGCTGATCCAGGCGATGGAGTACAATACCATTGATTTCATTGACTTGCTTCAGGAACCACAAAATAAATTGTAA
- the holA gene encoding DNA polymerase III subunit delta: MPHKPEDVLKELRKNQYAPVYFLQGDEPYFIDQISDFIENNALQEHERSFNQVILYGKDITIKDLLSQARRFPMMAERQVVIVKEAQSLAGLNNKEAVEPLIHYLKQVVPTTILVFNFKGKNLDKRLALYKAMDAHGIIVEAKKMYDNQLPAWVKNYVRTLKCSINDESSFLLTEHIGNDLDRLTNEIDKIRTNFNGPFEITPDLIEQYVGISKEYNVFEFQKALASRNVLKANKIAQYFAANPKDHPLIPIIAILFGFFSKLLIASRQKDQSEAGLARVLKLPPFVVREYKQALHQYPIRQLMSCIHTLHQADLQSKGVDAGQKDERAILTELVYNILH, encoded by the coding sequence ATGCCACATAAGCCCGAAGATGTGCTCAAAGAGCTTCGGAAAAATCAATACGCCCCTGTTTATTTTCTGCAGGGCGATGAACCCTATTTTATAGATCAGATCTCTGATTTTATTGAGAATAATGCCCTTCAGGAGCATGAACGCTCATTTAATCAGGTGATTTTGTATGGTAAGGATATAACAATCAAAGATTTACTTTCGCAGGCACGGCGCTTCCCGATGATGGCCGAACGGCAGGTGGTGATTGTGAAAGAGGCGCAGTCGTTGGCGGGCCTTAATAATAAGGAAGCGGTAGAGCCGCTGATCCATTATCTGAAGCAGGTAGTGCCGACCACCATCCTGGTGTTCAATTTCAAAGGAAAAAATCTTGATAAACGATTGGCCCTGTACAAGGCAATGGATGCCCACGGGATCATTGTTGAGGCCAAAAAAATGTATGATAATCAGCTTCCAGCGTGGGTGAAGAATTATGTTCGGACGCTGAAGTGCTCCATTAATGATGAATCCAGCTTTTTGCTCACCGAACATATTGGGAATGATCTGGATCGCCTCACCAACGAGATCGATAAAATCAGGACCAATTTCAACGGCCCTTTTGAAATCACCCCAGACCTTATTGAGCAATATGTGGGGATCTCCAAAGAGTATAATGTCTTTGAATTTCAGAAGGCACTCGCTTCCAGAAATGTTTTGAAGGCCAATAAAATTGCACAGTATTTTGCTGCCAACCCCAAGGATCATCCGCTGATTCCGATCATCGCAATTCTGTTTGGTTTTTTCTCCAAGTTGCTCATCGCTTCAAGGCAAAAAGACCAGTCGGAAGCAGGCCTTGCACGGGTGCTGAAATTACCGCCCTTCGTGGTGCGGGAATACAAGCAGGCACTGCATCAGTACCCTATACGGCAGCTGATGAGCTGTATTCACACCTTACATCAGGCAGACCTCCAATCCAAAGGGGTGGATGCTGGACAAAAGGATGAACGGGCAATTCTTACGGAATTGGTCTACAACATCCTTCATTAA
- a CDS encoding NADP(H)-dependent aldo-keto reductase codes for MIYSNLGDTDIEVSKICLGTMTFGEQNSEKEGHQQMDYALEQGVNFFDTAELYSVPPKASTQGSTERIIGTWLKKTGKRDQIILASKVAGPNPNMTWFRGGPDFSRTQIREAVEGSLQRLQTDYLDLYQLHWPDRNTNFFGQLGYTHEEDENTQFAVILDSLQELIYEGKIRHIGISNETPYGFMKYLMEAEKKDLPRVRSIQNPYNLLNRTFEIGNAEIALREKAGLLAYSPMGFGVLSGKYLGGKQPDNARLTLFPHYDRYSNENATNAVKAYAKIADDFGVSLAQMSLAFVTTRPFMTANIIGATTMEQLKENIDSVNVEITEEMMQQINEVHKMYPNPAP; via the coding sequence ATGATATATTCAAACTTAGGAGATACCGATATCGAAGTATCAAAAATCTGTTTGGGAACCATGACCTTCGGGGAGCAGAACTCCGAAAAAGAGGGGCATCAGCAAATGGATTATGCCCTTGAACAGGGCGTGAATTTTTTTGATACCGCCGAGCTGTACTCTGTACCGCCAAAGGCTTCCACTCAGGGGTCTACGGAAAGAATTATTGGTACATGGCTCAAAAAAACAGGCAAGCGAGATCAAATTATTCTGGCTTCCAAAGTGGCGGGCCCAAACCCCAACATGACGTGGTTTCGTGGCGGTCCCGACTTCTCCAGAACACAGATTCGGGAGGCGGTAGAAGGGAGCCTTCAGCGTTTACAAACAGATTACCTGGATTTATATCAATTACACTGGCCCGACAGAAATACCAACTTTTTTGGTCAGTTGGGCTATACCCATGAGGAGGATGAAAATACGCAGTTTGCCGTGATTCTCGATAGCCTTCAGGAGCTGATTTACGAAGGGAAAATCCGACATATCGGCATTTCAAATGAAACACCCTATGGTTTTATGAAATACCTCATGGAAGCTGAAAAGAAGGATCTCCCACGGGTGCGTTCCATTCAAAACCCTTATAACCTGCTGAACAGGACATTTGAAATTGGCAATGCTGAAATTGCCTTGCGGGAAAAAGCAGGGTTGTTGGCTTATTCTCCAATGGGCTTTGGTGTGCTTTCAGGAAAGTACCTTGGGGGCAAGCAGCCCGATAATGCCCGACTGACTTTGTTTCCGCATTATGACCGATACTCCAATGAAAACGCAACCAATGCCGTGAAGGCTTATGCTAAGATCGCTGATGATTTTGGCGTTTCGCTTGCACAGATGTCTTTGGCGTTCGTTACCACCCGACCGTTCATGACGGCCAATATTATTGGAGCCACGACCATGGAACAGCTGAAGGAAAACATCGATTCTGTGAATGTGGAAATTACGGAGGAGATGATGCAGCAAATCAACGAAGTGCATAAGATGTACCCAAATCCAGCGCCTTGA
- a CDS encoding prenyltransferase yields MSLINKWAKALKINSWPKILTPFFMGQFMGAHHSGTLRLAPLLWGSVFAICGVIFIVMVNDLGDVAVDTIKRKKFPDGCSPKTIPDNILPARHLKIVAVLCMLIGFPAAYFAGRSIALGQEAFFLGIACCLIFIAYTLPPIKLNYRGGGELLEMIGVGLILPLFAAFLQAGELWVESAYVLIPASTLLALSSALASGLSDEETDRLGRKNTFTTILGNHKVRQGIMISYWAATAYILVSWLMPFHLPNVVHELVLLNLIYFGIQMQKKSHYATTNAFAAIGVYKSKLHSGIWLSMLGGSALLLFFI; encoded by the coding sequence TTGAGTTTAATCAATAAATGGGCCAAAGCCCTAAAAATTAACAGCTGGCCTAAAATTCTGACCCCATTTTTTATGGGGCAGTTTATGGGTGCTCATCACAGTGGAACCTTGCGCCTTGCACCCTTACTTTGGGGCAGTGTGTTTGCCATTTGTGGCGTAATTTTCATTGTGATGGTCAATGACCTTGGCGATGTAGCGGTGGACACCATCAAAAGAAAAAAGTTTCCCGACGGTTGCTCCCCAAAAACAATTCCTGATAATATTTTGCCTGCCCGCCATCTTAAAATTGTGGCCGTTCTCTGTATGCTGATCGGTTTTCCTGCCGCCTATTTTGCAGGCAGATCCATCGCCTTGGGACAGGAGGCATTCTTCCTCGGCATTGCCTGTTGCCTGATATTTATCGCCTACACCCTTCCCCCCATCAAGCTGAATTATCGTGGTGGTGGCGAGTTGCTCGAAATGATTGGGGTCGGACTGATCTTACCCCTGTTCGCAGCCTTTTTGCAGGCGGGGGAATTATGGGTTGAAAGTGCCTATGTATTGATTCCTGCCTCCACCTTGCTAGCGCTGAGCAGTGCGCTGGCAAGTGGCCTTTCAGACGAAGAGACCGATCGACTGGGTCGGAAAAATACATTTACCACCATTCTGGGCAACCATAAAGTTCGTCAGGGGATTATGATTTCCTATTGGGCGGCTACGGCTTATATATTGGTGAGCTGGCTGATGCCCTTTCACCTTCCGAATGTTGTGCATGAGCTTGTATTGCTGAACTTGATTTACTTTGGCATTCAGATGCAAAAAAAATCCCACTATGCCACCACAAATGCCTTTGCGGCGATCGGCGTATATAAATCCAAACTTCATTCAGGCATTTGGCTGAGTATGCTTGGCGGCAGTGCCTTACTATTATTTTTCATTTAA
- a CDS encoding tetratricopeptide repeat protein — protein MVKKLLLATMLFGATEAVHAQTTIGQNTDQHDFTFAQKLLDRGDYVAARLSYEKYLKNTDQPFAEEAAYGQAYTAMRCNDADALKLYEDFIANYPAHPKHNLALNDVGDYYFRKRKYAKSLEYYQKVDSYQLSEEQAVAYNFHLAYANFSEEKFELAYPIFSNLKRKAGEYQYRSAYYAGVIAYQEEDYDQAVMDLKLAANDPQFKAQVPYMVANIYYKQMRYEELVAYVAEHKNVRSLSNRRELILLTGAAYFQLGNYQDAGVNFDEYLKGNRSTPSADVLYRVAFTYYKLGETEKAINTFKKVAATDDDSAVLASYYLGQLYLTQGNEAYALTAFDQVRQAEVEPAVKEESDFQYAYLNYKLGRLNVAVEALQEFVATYPRSRYVHQATDLIGDAYLNTRNYEQALTYFDQIPNKSVKVRQAYQELAYKRGVELFNNNEPDQAVEFFNRSLRYPLDPEFENQAIYWIGEAKSLEKNWGDAINAYARVFVLAAPNSQLYTKANYGIGYAYFNSKQYKKAIPHFKDYTNSLKRSADKMFYNDALLRLGDCYYVTKSYQEATRTYQLAIDQGLENQDHAWFQKGVVAQISGQVKTAAADYDHLINMVPRSTYYAKACLQKGQLYMEASQYQKAISAFDVLVANMPQSPYVPLAILKKAGAEYNLQKYDHAAKSYITILNNYPQDPVAHEALMALQESLASAGKPEQFNKYLAEYKERNPDGNLTNVELEAAKSLYYAQKYEAAMADLQKFVNSYPKHPSVAEARYLIGEINYRTNKVSEAMTAYKQVVREGKNNFINKSLLRLASLTQELGDYDQSIAYGRLLAERSTKKKERYNAWSGLMKAYYDKQSYDSAIYFAHAIKEKAAVNVNAGNTANLFIGKSLLAKGDNDAAMDQFVALMNSAKDENGAEAQYILADLFYQKKEYKQSVETLYDLSQQFGIYPKWVGKSYLLMVDNYVAMDELFQAKATLNSIIKNASDKTLIHQAEDRLTQVEEALSKQVAAKDTTAVKIDQPDSLNVSDANDQPADSTIH, from the coding sequence ATGGTTAAAAAATTGCTTTTAGCCACCATGCTTTTTGGTGCTACCGAGGCGGTTCATGCCCAAACAACCATCGGGCAGAATACAGACCAGCATGATTTTACCTTCGCCCAGAAATTACTGGACAGGGGAGATTATGTGGCTGCTCGGCTTTCTTACGAAAAATACCTAAAAAATACTGATCAGCCTTTTGCTGAAGAAGCAGCCTATGGGCAGGCATATACCGCCATGCGCTGTAACGATGCCGATGCCCTGAAACTGTACGAGGATTTTATTGCCAACTATCCCGCTCATCCCAAGCATAATTTGGCCCTTAACGATGTGGGGGACTATTATTTCCGCAAGCGGAAATATGCCAAATCCCTTGAGTACTACCAAAAGGTAGATAGCTATCAGCTGAGTGAAGAGCAAGCTGTAGCTTATAATTTTCACCTTGCTTATGCTAATTTTTCGGAAGAGAAATTCGAGCTGGCCTATCCGATATTCTCCAACCTGAAACGCAAGGCAGGGGAATATCAGTACCGATCGGCTTATTACGCAGGGGTTATTGCCTATCAGGAAGAAGATTACGATCAGGCGGTAATGGACCTGAAACTTGCGGCCAACGATCCGCAGTTTAAAGCTCAGGTGCCATATATGGTCGCCAACATATATTATAAGCAAATGCGCTATGAGGAATTGGTGGCGTATGTGGCTGAACATAAAAACGTCAGGAGCCTGTCGAATCGTCGGGAACTGATTTTGCTTACTGGGGCAGCTTACTTTCAGCTCGGCAACTATCAGGACGCAGGGGTGAATTTTGATGAATACCTGAAAGGGAACCGTTCCACTCCTTCTGCTGACGTGCTCTACCGTGTGGCCTTTACCTATTATAAGCTTGGCGAAACAGAGAAGGCCATCAACACTTTCAAGAAGGTGGCTGCTACCGATGATGATTCCGCAGTGTTGGCTTCCTATTATTTAGGGCAATTGTATTTGACGCAAGGCAATGAAGCTTATGCACTGACGGCCTTTGATCAGGTTCGGCAGGCGGAAGTGGAACCTGCGGTGAAAGAGGAAAGTGATTTTCAGTATGCTTACCTGAATTATAAATTGGGCCGATTGAACGTTGCCGTGGAGGCGTTGCAGGAATTTGTTGCCACTTATCCTCGCTCCCGTTATGTGCATCAGGCCACTGATTTGATCGGTGATGCTTACCTGAACACCCGAAATTATGAGCAGGCGTTAACCTACTTTGATCAGATCCCAAACAAGTCTGTGAAAGTTCGTCAGGCTTATCAGGAGCTCGCTTACAAGCGTGGGGTAGAGTTGTTCAATAACAATGAGCCCGATCAGGCAGTAGAATTTTTCAACCGATCGTTGCGCTACCCGCTGGATCCTGAGTTTGAAAATCAAGCGATTTACTGGATTGGGGAAGCCAAATCGCTGGAAAAAAACTGGGGGGATGCCATTAATGCCTACGCCCGTGTGTTTGTGCTTGCGGCACCTAACAGCCAGCTGTACACCAAAGCGAATTATGGAATTGGTTATGCTTACTTCAATTCCAAACAGTATAAAAAAGCGATCCCTCACTTCAAGGATTACACCAACAGCCTCAAGCGGTCAGCGGATAAAATGTTCTACAATGACGCCCTGTTGCGCCTCGGAGATTGTTATTACGTGACCAAATCTTATCAGGAGGCTACCAGAACGTATCAGTTGGCGATTGATCAGGGACTTGAAAATCAGGATCACGCATGGTTTCAGAAAGGGGTAGTGGCGCAGATCTCTGGTCAGGTAAAAACGGCTGCTGCCGACTACGACCACCTGATCAATATGGTGCCCCGATCCACTTATTATGCAAAAGCCTGCCTGCAGAAGGGGCAACTTTATATGGAGGCCTCTCAATACCAGAAAGCCATCAGTGCTTTTGATGTGTTGGTGGCAAATATGCCGCAGAGTCCGTATGTGCCTTTGGCCATTTTGAAAAAAGCTGGCGCAGAATACAATCTTCAAAAGTATGACCATGCGGCAAAATCCTATATCACGATTCTGAATAATTACCCGCAGGATCCTGTGGCGCACGAAGCTTTGATGGCCCTGCAGGAGAGTCTTGCTTCAGCAGGGAAACCTGAGCAGTTCAACAAATACCTTGCGGAATATAAGGAGCGTAACCCTGATGGCAACCTGACCAATGTGGAACTTGAGGCGGCAAAGAGTCTTTACTATGCCCAGAAATATGAGGCGGCCATGGCGGACCTTCAGAAGTTTGTGAACAGTTATCCTAAACACCCGTCGGTGGCGGAAGCCCGCTATTTGATCGGTGAGATTAATTACCGCACCAATAAGGTTTCTGAAGCCATGACGGCCTATAAGCAGGTGGTGAGAGAAGGGAAGAATAATTTTATCAATAAATCATTGTTGCGCCTTGCATCGCTTACGCAGGAACTTGGCGACTATGACCAGTCGATTGCTTATGGCAGATTGCTTGCCGAGCGAAGCACCAAAAAGAAGGAGCGTTACAATGCGTGGTCGGGATTGATGAAAGCTTATTACGATAAGCAATCTTATGACTCTGCCATTTATTTTGCCCATGCGATCAAGGAAAAAGCGGCGGTGAATGTTAATGCAGGCAATACAGCGAATTTGTTTATCGGTAAATCGTTGCTGGCCAAAGGGGATAATGATGCGGCGATGGATCAGTTTGTCGCCTTGATGAACAGTGCCAAAGATGAGAATGGTGCCGAAGCGCAGTACATTCTTGCGGACCTTTTCTATCAGAAAAAGGAGTACAAGCAATCCGTGGAAACCCTTTACGATCTTTCCCAGCAATTCGGGATTTATCCAAAATGGGTCGGGAAATCTTATTTGCTGATGGTTGACAACTATGTGGCGATGGACGAGCTCTTCCAGGCAAAAGCAACCTTGAATTCGATCATTAAAAATGCTTCGGACAAAACCCTGATTCATCAGGCAGAGGACCGCCTGACGCAGGTGGAGGAAGCACTTTCCAAACAGGTGGCGGCAAAAGATACCACAGCGGTGAAAATTGATCAGCCCGATAGTTTGAATGTCTCCGATGCGAATGATCAGCCTGCGGATTCAACCATTCATTAA
- a CDS encoding mechanosensitive ion channel family protein produces the protein MITRTFLYVTLCLFLGLVFPQQAKSMTNTDSLSVRVAQRIEQLIIQDSLNRVQLQEALRDYHYISGKGTEAPSSSINAVQKARIEEKKAKDKILIPVIPFSGDTIFSLFDTANRAEMQVKKRLIENNIQYIVNHYIYFEDSLKIRNKIEFTDIYYRDTVLMTVDNFDALMADTTRAGLAKKYRGAINTAIDKNVSERNVMSIAMAIGLLILLYIIIKLIKRLGKIIRLWVIQRKLKLFKTIKLKGVDFLDADQQLFFALKLIQVLYYLVLVITVYLYLPLVFSVFPPLRGVANKLFGFVWNPVKSIFFAIFDYLPNLFFIVIIFLAIQYLIRALDAVANEIKQGKIKIQGFFPEWAKPTMKIIKFLLYSFMLVLIFPYLPGAQSEAFKGVSVFIGVLISIGSSSAITNSIAGIVITYMRPFTIGDWVEVSGVRGELIERSMFVIRLRTNENKIVTIPNSSILANNSINLSVSNKRYKLIVHTEISIGYDVPWRKVRDLMISAAQATEGVLQNPTPFVLTPKLHDFYIEYSVKCYTNFPNKLPKIEALLNQNILDKFNEAGVEILSPHFQSQHAGASPVIVDQLNYDTAKGNTDPDNDQ, from the coding sequence ATGATTACAAGAACGTTTTTATACGTTACGCTGTGTTTGTTCCTGGGGCTTGTGTTCCCCCAACAAGCCAAATCAATGACCAACACGGATTCTTTATCTGTACGTGTTGCTCAGCGCATTGAGCAACTGATTATTCAGGATTCTTTGAACAGGGTTCAGCTACAGGAAGCCTTGCGCGATTATCATTATATTTCAGGTAAGGGAACCGAGGCGCCTTCCTCTTCGATCAATGCTGTGCAGAAAGCTCGAATTGAGGAGAAAAAAGCAAAGGATAAAATTCTGATTCCCGTGATCCCTTTCAGTGGTGATACCATATTTTCCCTCTTTGATACTGCCAACAGGGCAGAAATGCAGGTAAAAAAACGCCTGATAGAAAACAATATTCAGTATATCGTCAATCATTATATCTATTTTGAGGATTCCTTGAAGATAAGGAATAAGATTGAATTTACGGACATCTATTATCGGGATACCGTGCTGATGACGGTCGATAATTTTGATGCGCTGATGGCTGATACTACAAGGGCAGGACTGGCAAAAAAGTACAGGGGAGCGATCAATACGGCGATTGATAAAAATGTATCGGAGCGGAACGTAATGTCTATTGCCATGGCCATTGGTCTATTAATCCTTCTTTATATTATCATCAAACTGATCAAGCGACTGGGGAAAATAATTCGCCTGTGGGTGATTCAGCGTAAATTAAAACTCTTCAAAACCATTAAGCTCAAGGGGGTGGATTTCCTTGATGCAGATCAGCAACTTTTCTTCGCCCTAAAGCTGATACAGGTCCTCTATTATCTGGTGCTGGTGATTACCGTTTATCTTTACCTGCCACTGGTTTTCAGTGTATTCCCACCACTTAGGGGTGTAGCGAATAAACTTTTTGGTTTTGTATGGAACCCTGTGAAGTCTATTTTCTTTGCTATTTTCGATTATCTACCCAACCTGTTTTTTATTGTTATTATCTTTTTGGCCATTCAGTACCTTATTCGAGCACTCGATGCCGTCGCCAATGAAATCAAACAGGGGAAGATAAAAATTCAGGGCTTTTTCCCCGAATGGGCAAAACCGACGATGAAAATCATCAAATTTTTGCTTTACTCTTTTATGCTGGTATTGATCTTTCCTTACCTTCCTGGGGCGCAGTCGGAGGCCTTCAAAGGGGTTTCGGTTTTTATTGGGGTTTTGATTTCCATCGGGTCAAGTTCTGCCATCACCAATTCCATTGCAGGGATTGTCATCACTTATATGCGTCCTTTTACTATCGGTGACTGGGTGGAGGTATCTGGCGTTCGAGGTGAGCTTATCGAGCGGTCGATGTTTGTGATTCGCCTTCGAACCAATGAAAACAAGATCGTTACCATTCCCAATTCTTCTATATTGGCCAATAACTCGATCAACCTGTCGGTGTCCAATAAGCGATACAAACTGATTGTCCATACGGAAATATCCATTGGCTATGATGTGCCCTGGCGGAAAGTGCGGGACTTGATGATCAGCGCGGCGCAAGCTACGGAAGGCGTGTTGCAAAACCCAACACCTTTTGTGTTGACCCCAAAACTTCATGACTTTTATATTGAGTACAGTGTCAAGTGCTATACCAATTTCCCGAATAAATTGCCAAAAATTGAAGCCTTGCTGAACCAGAATATTCTCGACAAATTCAATGAGGCAGGAGTGGAGATCCTATCCCCTCATTTTCAGTCGCAGCACGCAGGGGCATCTCCTGTGATCGTTGATCAGTTAAATTATGACACTGCCAAAGGAAACACCGACCCTGATAATGATCAATAA